From a region of the Thermomonas sp. HDW16 genome:
- a CDS encoding DNA translocase FtsK, with protein sequence MARTAPEVGKAGRKATSKNAASKPAMSPRRQRLWRDLALIAVAPLLLFLLACLVTYSPADPGFSHSGSITAPIHNACGRVGAWIADVLLMLTGYVAFLLPLVLGAIAWIALFGMDTDGDGEADLGPALRLVGIVGFLVSSCGLLFLRVAGSNDLSAGSGGLLGQLVGKSLHMLFGGLGANLFLLSLFLISVTLATGLSWLAVMDRIGAWVLAAPAAVMKLFRRGSQQATEWQETRALREERVEARKVDTELRAKRTPVKIEPPAAPVVEKSDRAKRETQIPLFHGGDSSGIPPLALLDDPKPQPKGYDEQTLETLSRQIEFKLKDFRIDAEVVGAYPGPVITRFEVQPAPGVKVSQISSLDKDIARGLSVKSVRVVDVIPGKSVIGLETPNTHREMIYLSELLRSKEYDKSASHLTLALGKDIAGRPTVADLARMPHLLVAGTTGSGKSVAVNAMVLSLLYKASAKDLRMLMIDPKMLELSVYQGIPHLLAPVVTDMKEAANGLRWCVAEMERRYKLMSAVGVRNLAGFNKKVRDAIEAGQPMMDPLFKPNPELDEAPRQLETLPFIVIFIDEFADMMMIVGKKVEELIARLAQKARAAGIHLILATQRPSVDVITGLIKANIPTRIAFQVSSKIDSRTILDQSGAETLLGHGDMLYLPPGTAMPERVHGAFVSDEEVHRVVEHLKQSGGGPDYIEGVLEEAQTMYDGSSVGATGLPEATSSDDPEADPLYDQAVQIVTETRRASISGVQRRLKIGYNRAARLVEAMEAAGIVSTPEHNGDRTVLAPPPPRP encoded by the coding sequence GTGGCACGTACGGCTCCTGAAGTGGGCAAGGCTGGCCGCAAGGCCACATCGAAGAACGCGGCCAGCAAACCCGCGATGAGCCCGCGCCGCCAGCGCCTGTGGCGTGACCTTGCGTTGATCGCGGTCGCGCCGCTGCTGCTGTTCCTGCTCGCCTGCCTGGTGACCTATTCGCCGGCGGATCCCGGGTTCTCGCATTCCGGCAGCATCACCGCGCCGATCCACAACGCCTGTGGCCGCGTCGGCGCGTGGATCGCTGACGTGTTGCTGATGCTGACCGGCTACGTGGCCTTCCTGCTGCCGCTGGTACTGGGCGCGATCGCCTGGATCGCGCTGTTCGGCATGGATACCGATGGCGATGGCGAAGCCGACCTGGGCCCGGCCTTGCGGCTGGTCGGCATCGTCGGCTTCCTGGTGTCCAGCTGCGGCTTGCTGTTCCTGCGCGTCGCCGGTTCCAACGATCTGTCCGCGGGTAGTGGCGGGCTGCTGGGGCAATTGGTTGGCAAATCGCTGCATATGCTGTTTGGCGGACTCGGCGCCAACCTGTTCCTGCTCAGCCTGTTCCTGATTTCGGTGACGCTGGCGACGGGGTTGTCGTGGCTGGCGGTCATGGATCGGATCGGTGCATGGGTGCTCGCCGCGCCTGCCGCGGTGATGAAATTGTTCCGCCGTGGCAGCCAACAGGCCACCGAGTGGCAGGAAACCCGAGCGCTGCGCGAGGAACGCGTGGAAGCGCGCAAGGTCGATACCGAACTGCGTGCGAAGCGCACGCCCGTCAAGATCGAACCGCCGGCCGCGCCGGTGGTGGAAAAGAGCGACCGCGCCAAGCGCGAGACCCAGATCCCGCTGTTCCATGGCGGCGACAGCTCCGGCATCCCGCCACTGGCGTTGCTCGACGATCCCAAGCCGCAGCCCAAGGGTTACGACGAACAGACGCTTGAGACGCTGTCGCGGCAGATCGAATTCAAGCTCAAGGATTTCCGCATCGATGCCGAAGTGGTCGGCGCCTATCCGGGGCCGGTGATCACCCGCTTCGAGGTGCAGCCCGCGCCCGGCGTAAAAGTCAGCCAGATTTCCTCGCTGGACAAGGACATCGCGCGCGGCCTGAGCGTGAAATCGGTGCGCGTGGTCGACGTCATCCCCGGCAAGTCGGTGATCGGCCTGGAAACGCCGAACACCCATCGCGAGATGATCTATCTCAGCGAACTGCTGCGCTCCAAGGAATACGACAAGTCCGCCAGCCACCTGACCCTGGCGCTGGGCAAGGACATCGCCGGCCGGCCCACGGTGGCGGATCTTGCGCGCATGCCGCATTTGCTGGTGGCCGGTACCACCGGTTCGGGCAAGTCCGTTGCGGTCAACGCGATGGTGTTGAGCCTGCTGTACAAGGCCTCCGCGAAGGATCTGCGGATGCTGATGATCGATCCGAAGATGCTGGAACTGTCCGTCTACCAGGGCATCCCGCATCTGCTCGCGCCCGTCGTCACCGACATGAAGGAAGCCGCGAATGGTCTTCGCTGGTGCGTGGCGGAGATGGAGCGCCGCTACAAGCTGATGAGCGCGGTGGGCGTGCGCAACCTGGCCGGCTTCAACAAGAAGGTGCGTGATGCCATCGAGGCCGGCCAGCCGATGATGGATCCGCTGTTCAAGCCGAACCCGGAACTGGACGAAGCGCCGCGCCAGCTGGAAACGCTGCCGTTCATCGTCATCTTCATCGACGAATTCGCCGACATGATGATGATCGTCGGCAAGAAGGTCGAAGAACTCATCGCGCGCCTGGCGCAGAAGGCGCGCGCGGCCGGCATCCACCTGATTCTTGCCACGCAGCGGCCATCGGTCGATGTCATCACCGGCTTGATCAAGGCCAATATTCCGACCCGCATTGCGTTCCAGGTCAGCAGCAAGATCGACAGCCGCACCATCCTCGACCAGAGCGGCGCGGAAACCCTGCTGGGCCACGGCGACATGCTGTACCTGCCGCCAGGCACCGCAATGCCGGAACGCGTGCACGGCGCCTTCGTCAGCGACGAGGAAGTGCATCGCGTGGTCGAACACCTCAAGCAGAGCGGAGGAGGGCCGGACTACATCGAAGGCGTCCTGGAAGAAGCGCAGACGATGTACGACGGCAGCAGCGTCGGCGCGACCGGTCTACCGGAGGCTACGTCCAGCGACGATCCGGAAGCCGATCCACTGTACGACCAGGCCGTGCAGATCGTCACCGAAACCCGCCGTGCCTCGATTTCCGGCGTGCAGCGCCGGCTGAAGATCGGCTACAACCGCGCCGCGCGGCTGGTCGAGGCGATGGAAGCGGCCGGCATCGTCAGCACGCCAGAACACAACGGCGACCGTACCGTGCTGGCACCGCCACCGCCGCGCCCCTGA
- a CDS encoding GNAT family N-acetyltransferase: MMPTARIHRALSEIPASNWDALHDGRNPFVAHAFLFGLETTGCLREDWGWTPCHVGLWEGDALIAAAPGYLKTNSHGEFVFDHAWAHAYAQHGLDYFPKWLGAVPYSPVTGPRLLGHDEATKRALRETIEDFIRQSALSSAHINFDDEADDSAFDDRWLLREDIQYHWRNDAGWRDFDGFLAAMNHKHRKNIRQERRKVRDAGITFRIVHGFDASDDDLVAMHGFYLQTFAEYGNSPALTLDFIRHLARTMPRQLVIVLAERDGRAIAGALCLRGGDTLYGRYWGAAELHPGLHFETCYYQGIEYCLRQGLARFEPGAQGRHKIDRGFLPSIVRSRHLIEDPRFARAIGEWCAEERREVRGHLRQLQTHSPFRVDAA; this comes from the coding sequence CTGATGCCGACGGCGCGCATCCACCGCGCGCTGTCCGAAATCCCCGCTTCGAACTGGGATGCGCTGCACGACGGGCGCAATCCTTTCGTTGCGCATGCCTTCCTGTTCGGTCTTGAAACCACCGGATGCTTGCGCGAGGACTGGGGCTGGACGCCTTGTCATGTCGGTCTGTGGGAGGGCGATGCGCTAATCGCCGCAGCGCCGGGTTATTTGAAGACCAACTCGCATGGCGAATTCGTGTTCGACCACGCCTGGGCGCATGCCTACGCGCAGCACGGACTGGATTACTTTCCAAAGTGGCTGGGCGCGGTGCCCTACTCGCCCGTGACCGGGCCGCGCTTGCTTGGTCACGATGAGGCGACTAAGCGCGCATTGCGGGAAACCATCGAAGATTTCATCCGCCAATCCGCATTGTCGTCCGCGCACATCAATTTCGATGACGAAGCTGACGACTCCGCTTTCGATGACCGCTGGCTGTTGCGCGAGGACATCCAGTACCACTGGCGCAACGATGCTGGCTGGCGGGATTTCGACGGGTTCCTTGCGGCAATGAACCACAAGCATCGCAAGAACATCCGCCAGGAGCGGCGCAAGGTGCGCGATGCCGGGATTACCTTTCGCATCGTGCATGGCTTCGATGCCAGCGATGACGATCTGGTCGCGATGCACGGCTTCTACCTGCAAACCTTCGCCGAATACGGCAATTCGCCTGCGCTGACGCTGGATTTCATCCGCCACCTGGCGCGCACCATGCCGCGGCAATTGGTCATCGTGCTGGCTGAACGCGATGGTCGGGCCATCGCTGGCGCGCTGTGCCTGCGAGGCGGCGACACGCTGTATGGCCGTTATTGGGGCGCGGCGGAGCTGCACCCAGGCCTGCATTTCGAGACTTGCTACTACCAGGGCATCGAATACTGCCTGCGCCAAGGGTTGGCCCGCTTCGAACCCGGCGCGCAGGGCCGCCACAAGATCGACCGCGGTTTCCTGCCCAGCATCGTGCGCAGCCGGCACCTCATCGAAGATCCACGCTTCGCCCGCGCTATCGGTGAGTGGTGCGCCGAGGAACGCCGAGAGGTACGCGGCCATTTGCGGCAGCTGCAGACGCACTCGCCATTCCGGGTGGACGCGGCATGA
- a CDS encoding heavy metal-responsive transcriptional regulator, with protein MQIGQLAQHTGVAIDTVRYYERQGLLPPPQRRASGYRQYGEQDISRLRFIRRAKDLGFSLQEIQDLLRLSASEDADRAEVRALAQHRLADIEHKMRNLEAMRATLANLVSHCSGHGSLDNCPIIESLLGVELKP; from the coding sequence ATGCAAATCGGACAACTCGCCCAGCACACCGGGGTCGCCATCGATACCGTGCGCTACTACGAGCGCCAGGGCCTGCTGCCACCCCCGCAGCGGCGTGCATCGGGCTACAGGCAATACGGCGAGCAGGACATCTCGCGGCTGCGTTTCATCCGTCGGGCAAAGGATCTCGGTTTCAGCTTGCAGGAGATCCAGGATCTGCTGCGACTCAGCGCGAGCGAAGACGCGGATCGCGCGGAAGTACGTGCACTGGCGCAGCACCGATTGGCGGACATCGAACACAAGATGCGCAACCTAGAGGCGATGCGCGCAACGTTGGCGAACCTGGTCAGCCACTGCTCGGGCCATGGATCACTGGACAACTGCCCGATCATCGAAAGCTTGCTTGGCGTCGAATTGAAACCATGA
- the crcB gene encoding fluoride efflux transporter CrcB — protein sequence MNLWWQQLVLVMLGGALGAAGRFWLGGALLRRFGEGIPYGTLAANLIGSFAVGFLAIWLEGRGPHALYWRAFLIVGVLGALTTYSALMLECLLMARSQRSELLLGYLGGTLAGGVVLVWAGAKLAAMLRPAY from the coding sequence ATGAACCTGTGGTGGCAACAATTGGTGTTGGTGATGCTGGGCGGAGCACTCGGCGCAGCCGGGCGTTTCTGGCTGGGCGGCGCACTGCTGCGTCGGTTCGGCGAAGGCATCCCGTACGGCACGCTGGCGGCCAACCTGATTGGTTCGTTCGCGGTCGGCTTCCTCGCCATCTGGCTGGAAGGCCGCGGCCCGCATGCGCTGTACTGGCGCGCCTTCCTCATCGTCGGCGTGCTCGGCGCGCTGACCACGTATTCGGCGCTGATGCTGGAATGCCTGCTGATGGCACGCTCGCAACGCAGCGAGCTGCTGCTGGGTTACCTCGGCGGTACCCTGGCCGGCGGCGTCGTGCTGGTCTGGGCCGGCGCGAAACTCGCGGCGATGCTGCGACCGGCGTACTGA
- the infA gene encoding translation initiation factor IF-1: protein MAKDDVIEFEGTISETLPNTMFRVKLENGHEIIAHISGRMRKNYIRILTGDKVKVEMTPYDLTKGRITYRMK, encoded by the coding sequence GTGGCAAAAGACGACGTCATCGAATTTGAAGGCACGATCTCCGAGACCCTTCCGAACACCATGTTCCGGGTCAAGTTGGAGAACGGCCACGAGATCATCGCGCACATCTCCGGGCGCATGCGCAAGAACTACATCCGCATCCTGACCGGCGACAAGGTCAAGGTCGAGATGACCCCTTACGATCTCACCAAGGGCCGTATCACCTACCGCATGAAGTAA
- the lolA gene encoding outer membrane lipoprotein chaperone LolA: MKFTASILTTALLLASGATNAGARDQLNTFTKNLKGLDGQFTQQVFDARGKQKESSTGRVAVSAPRLFRWEYVKPYPQLIVADGKNVWVYDPDLQQASKRPQGAEEANSPLAILLNPAKLDQDFSVKEVGVTAGIEWLQLTPKQAEAPFKTAKLGFSKAGLSQMEYVDALGQRTKISFSGWKRNPSFAKGTFVYVPAKGVDVIGG, from the coding sequence ATGAAATTCACCGCATCCATCCTGACCACCGCACTGCTGCTGGCCTCCGGTGCCACCAATGCGGGCGCACGCGACCAGCTCAACACTTTCACCAAGAACCTGAAAGGCCTGGACGGGCAGTTCACCCAGCAGGTGTTCGATGCGCGCGGCAAGCAGAAGGAAAGTTCGACCGGCCGTGTGGCAGTGTCTGCGCCACGCCTGTTTCGCTGGGAATACGTGAAGCCGTATCCGCAGCTGATCGTGGCCGATGGCAAGAACGTATGGGTTTACGACCCTGACCTGCAGCAGGCCAGCAAGCGTCCGCAGGGCGCGGAAGAAGCCAATAGTCCGCTGGCGATCCTGTTGAACCCGGCCAAACTGGATCAGGATTTCAGCGTTAAGGAGGTGGGCGTCACCGCTGGCATCGAATGGCTGCAGCTGACCCCGAAACAGGCCGAGGCGCCGTTCAAGACCGCCAAACTCGGCTTCAGCAAGGCAGGTCTTTCGCAGATGGAATACGTCGATGCACTGGGCCAGCGCACGAAGATTTCCTTCAGCGGCTGGAAGCGCAACCCGAGCTTCGCCAAGGGCACCTTCGTCTACGTGCCGGCCAAGGGCGTGGATGTGATCGGCGGGTGA
- the trxB gene encoding thioredoxin-disulfide reductase — protein sequence MTPTKHTRLLILGSGPAGWTAAVYAARANLKPVVVTGMAMGGQLMTTTEVDNWPGDAHGLMGPDLMTRMQAHAERFETETVFDHIHTADLSQRPFRLKGDSGDYTADALIIATGATAKYLGIPSEETFKGRGVSACATCDGFFYKDQDVAVIGGGNTAVEEALYLSNIARKVYLVHRRDTLRAEKIMQDKLFAKIEAGKIEPVWHHTVDEVLGNDAGVTGMRLKSVLDGSTREIPVHGFFVAIGHSPNTSLFDGQLAMKNGYLTITTGLEGNATQTSVPGVFAAGDVADQVYRQAITSAGFGCMAALDAEKFLDEGH from the coding sequence ATGACCCCGACCAAGCACACCCGTTTGTTGATCCTCGGCTCCGGCCCTGCCGGCTGGACCGCCGCCGTCTATGCCGCGCGCGCGAACCTCAAGCCCGTCGTGGTCACCGGCATGGCCATGGGCGGCCAGCTGATGACCACCACTGAGGTCGACAACTGGCCGGGCGACGCCCACGGCCTGATGGGTCCGGACCTGATGACGCGCATGCAGGCGCATGCCGAACGCTTCGAGACCGAGACGGTCTTCGACCACATCCACACCGCCGACCTCTCGCAGCGCCCGTTCCGGCTCAAGGGCGATTCCGGCGATTACACCGCCGATGCGCTGATCATCGCCACCGGTGCGACTGCCAAGTACCTGGGCATTCCCTCGGAAGAAACCTTCAAGGGCCGCGGTGTGTCCGCCTGCGCCACCTGCGATGGCTTCTTCTACAAGGACCAGGACGTGGCGGTGATCGGCGGCGGCAATACCGCGGTCGAGGAAGCGCTGTACCTGTCCAACATCGCCCGCAAGGTCTACCTGGTGCATCGCCGCGACACCCTGCGCGCGGAGAAGATCATGCAGGACAAGCTGTTCGCAAAGATCGAAGCCGGCAAGATCGAGCCGGTCTGGCACCACACCGTGGACGAAGTGCTGGGCAACGATGCCGGTGTCACCGGCATGCGCCTGAAGTCGGTGCTGGACGGCAGCACCCGCGAGATCCCGGTGCACGGCTTCTTCGTCGCCATAGGCCACAGCCCGAACACCTCCTTGTTCGACGGGCAGCTGGCGATGAAGAACGGCTACCTGACCATCACCACCGGCCTGGAAGGCAATGCCACCCAGACCTCGGTACCCGGCGTGTTCGCCGCGGGCGACGTGGCCGACCAGGTCTATCGCCAGGCGATCACCAGCGCTGGCTTCGGCTGCATGGCCGCGCTTGATGCCGAGAAGTTCCTGGACGAAGGCCACTGA
- a CDS encoding replication-associated recombination protein A — protein sequence MRPLAERMRPRTLEDMVGQRRLLAPRSALRRAVEGGHVHSMILWGPPGCGKTTLALLLARYADAEFVAISAVLSGLPQVREVLAEAQARFEAGRRTVLFVDEVHRFNKAQQDAFLPHIERGTIIFVGATTENPSFELNSALLSRCRVHVLEAVSADDIMIALRHALDDGERGLGARSLTVSDDALREIAGAADGDVRRGLTLLEIAADIAEGEGGEISEATLHQVLADRTRRFDKGGDQFYDQISALHKCVRSSNPDAALYWLARMLDGGADPAHLARRLTRMAVEDIGLADPRALQMAIEAWNAYDRLGSPEGELALAQLTIYLASTAKSNAAYRAYNMARADVDAHGTQDVPLHIRNAPTKLMKSLGYGKEYQYDHDADGGIALDQTGFPDAMGERVYYEPVPRGMELKLKEKLDALRAAREQARKGRGGA from the coding sequence ATGCGTCCGCTCGCCGAGCGCATGCGTCCGCGCACGCTGGAGGACATGGTCGGGCAACGCCGGCTGCTGGCTCCGAGGTCCGCGCTGCGGCGCGCGGTGGAAGGCGGGCATGTCCATTCGATGATCCTGTGGGGGCCGCCCGGTTGCGGCAAGACCACCCTGGCGTTGTTGCTGGCGCGCTATGCCGATGCCGAATTCGTGGCCATTTCGGCCGTGCTGTCCGGCCTGCCGCAGGTGCGCGAAGTGTTGGCCGAGGCGCAGGCGCGTTTCGAAGCGGGCCGGCGCACCGTGCTGTTCGTCGATGAGGTGCATCGCTTCAACAAGGCGCAGCAGGATGCTTTCCTGCCGCACATCGAACGCGGCACGATCATTTTCGTGGGTGCCACCACCGAGAACCCCTCGTTCGAATTGAATTCCGCATTGCTGTCGCGTTGCCGCGTGCACGTGCTGGAAGCAGTTTCCGCCGATGACATCATGATCGCGCTGCGGCATGCATTGGACGACGGCGAACGCGGGCTTGGCGCACGCAGCTTGACGGTGTCCGACGACGCCTTGCGCGAAATCGCCGGCGCCGCTGACGGCGATGTGCGCCGTGGGCTGACCTTGCTTGAAATCGCCGCAGACATCGCGGAAGGCGAAGGCGGCGAGATCAGCGAGGCCACCCTGCACCAGGTGCTGGCCGATCGCACCCGTCGCTTCGACAAGGGCGGCGACCAGTTCTACGACCAGATCAGCGCCCTGCACAAATGCGTGCGCAGCTCCAACCCGGATGCCGCGCTGTATTGGCTGGCGCGAATGCTGGATGGCGGCGCTGATCCTGCCCACCTGGCACGCCGCCTGACCCGGATGGCGGTGGAAGACATCGGCCTGGCCGATCCGCGCGCGCTGCAGATGGCGATCGAGGCGTGGAATGCATACGACCGCCTGGGCTCGCCCGAAGGCGAACTCGCGCTCGCACAACTCACCATCTACCTCGCCAGCACTGCGAAATCCAACGCCGCCTATCGGGCCTACAACATGGCGCGCGCCGATGTCGATGCCCATGGCACGCAGGACGTGCCGCTGCACATCCGCAACGCGCCGACGAAATTGATGAAGTCGCTCGGGTACGGCAAGGAGTACCAATACGACCACGATGCCGACGGCGGCATCGCGCTGGATCAGACCGGCTTCCCGGACGCGATGGGCGAGCGCGTGTATTACGAACCGGTGCCGCGCGGAATGGAACTGAAACTCAAGGAAAAGCTCGATGCCTTGCGCGCGGCGCGCGAACAGGCGCGCAAGGGCAGGGGCGGGGCATGA
- a CDS encoding copper resistance protein B, with amino-acid sequence MRNAFAISLLLCVQTAFAQDHSQHQHHPAMAQPLPGTTTDEHAQDRDQQARESNAGDYRPPALTDADRAAAFPDLHGHDKSAHMDDDPFVWMLIADRLEWQQGDTLVWEGSAWFGHDRGRLWLRSEGHREKDHGTKADIEALWGKPVNAWWDVVAGVRHDTGHDGQDWLAIGVEGLAPYKFEVQATAYLGEGGQTALKAEAEYELLLTNKLILQPRVEATAYGRNDAARGIGAGLGDVEAGLRLRYEIRREFAPYIGIERSYRFGNTADYARIAGEPVHDTHWVAGLRFWF; translated from the coding sequence ATGCGCAACGCATTCGCCATCAGCCTGTTGCTGTGCGTGCAGACTGCATTCGCGCAGGATCATTCGCAGCACCAACACCACCCGGCGATGGCGCAACCGCTACCGGGCACCACGACGGACGAACACGCACAAGATCGCGATCAACAGGCGCGCGAAAGCAACGCAGGCGACTATCGCCCCCCTGCCCTCACCGATGCTGACCGCGCCGCCGCGTTCCCGGACCTGCACGGCCACGACAAGTCCGCGCACATGGACGACGACCCATTCGTGTGGATGCTGATCGCGGATCGGCTGGAATGGCAGCAGGGCGACACGCTGGTCTGGGAAGGCAGCGCGTGGTTCGGCCATGATCGCGGCCGGCTGTGGCTGCGCAGCGAAGGCCATCGCGAAAAAGACCACGGCACCAAAGCCGACATCGAAGCTTTGTGGGGCAAACCGGTCAATGCCTGGTGGGATGTGGTCGCCGGTGTACGCCACGATACGGGACACGATGGGCAGGACTGGCTCGCCATCGGCGTAGAAGGCTTGGCGCCATACAAGTTCGAGGTACAAGCCACCGCCTACCTCGGCGAAGGTGGGCAGACCGCGCTGAAGGCCGAAGCCGAATACGAATTGCTGCTGACCAACAAGCTGATCCTGCAGCCGCGCGTCGAGGCCACGGCGTATGGGCGCAACGACGCCGCTCGCGGAATCGGCGCTGGTCTTGGCGATGTGGAAGCCGGACTGCGCCTGCGCTATGAAATCCGCCGCGAATTCGCGCCTTACATCGGGATCGAACGCAGCTACCGCTTCGGCAACACGGCGGATTACGCACGCATCGCAGGTGAACCCGTGCACGACACGCATTGGGTTGCAGGCCTGCGCTTCTGGTTCTGA
- the aat gene encoding leucyl/phenylalanyl-tRNA--protein transferase has product MSLHIVQLDHDPQAPFPPVELALVEPDGLLAYGGDLSPTRFLNAYRGGIFPWFSEGEPILWWSPSRRAVFRTDGVRLPSRLRRKLRGSDWVVRADTAFAQVVAGCAAPRAGQSGGTWITADMQTAYNALHALGHAHSIEVFDGEQLIGGVFGLSFGHMFCGDSMYSAESGASSLALAALAMRLRDWGWPIIDAQVPNAHTRSLGVETWRREDYLQALAAVRDAPALPGNWTGRFGDLATTAVVASLPA; this is encoded by the coding sequence ATGAGCCTGCACATTGTCCAGCTGGATCACGATCCGCAAGCGCCCTTCCCGCCGGTCGAACTCGCGCTTGTCGAACCGGATGGCTTGCTGGCCTACGGTGGCGACCTGTCGCCAACTCGTTTCCTCAATGCCTATCGCGGCGGCATCTTCCCGTGGTTCTCCGAAGGCGAGCCGATCCTGTGGTGGAGCCCGTCGCGGCGCGCGGTGTTCCGTACCGATGGGGTTCGCCTGCCCAGCCGCCTGCGCCGCAAACTGCGCGGTAGTGACTGGGTCGTGCGCGCGGACACCGCGTTCGCGCAGGTTGTCGCCGGTTGCGCCGCGCCGCGTGCCGGCCAATCCGGCGGCACCTGGATCACCGCCGACATGCAGACCGCGTACAACGCACTGCACGCGCTAGGTCACGCGCACAGCATCGAGGTGTTCGATGGCGAGCAGCTGATCGGTGGCGTGTTCGGGTTGTCGTTCGGCCATATGTTCTGTGGCGACAGCATGTATTCGGCCGAATCCGGCGCGTCGAGTCTGGCGTTGGCAGCGCTGGCCATGCGCCTGCGCGACTGGGGCTGGCCGATCATCGATGCGCAGGTACCGAATGCGCATACCCGCAGCCTGGGTGTGGAAACCTGGCGGCGGGAGGATTACCTGCAGGCGCTGGCGGCGGTCAGGGACGCGCCGGCATTGCCCGGGAATTGGACCGGGCGCTTCGGCGATCTTGCGACCACTGCAGTGGTCGCTTCACTGCCGGCTTAA